Proteins from a single region of Corylus avellana chromosome ca11, CavTom2PMs-1.0:
- the LOC132165760 gene encoding BRAP2 RING ZnF UBP domain-containing protein 1 isoform X2, with protein sequence MFFLRVHSVDSEHPAALEITEFRSTTSPSNPNLDSKFSERRGIAHLFRSASHSSLPNPSSLSTVLFIVSVPNYLSFDGFIRFCGSRIDHVSQLLFIRNDGMEDRYSVLIRLVDQSTADGFYRNFNGKKFSPGEAEVCHILFMMSVEYTELAEIAGTPPAGCTELPTCPVCLERLDPDTSGILSTICDHSFQCPCISKWTYMSCQVCRFCQQQDEKPTCSVCRTSENLWVCMICGFVGCGRYKERHAIRHWEDTQHCYSLDIRTQQIWDYAGDGYVHRLNQSKIDGKLAEMNSHCMSFEGDCGTCECSEDSGISGALFSSKVDAHYESLLVEAKSKVESSISEAVEKAVTSKMHDIQNKLEKRIEEKNAVAEVNRNLIKNQEIWRKKVKETEEREAATLSSRDEKILDLEEQIRDLTVYLEAQKTLGNMSDADGIREGTLLPLPNKQTSPTNRKRQTKSGRRRN encoded by the exons ATGTTCTTCCTCCGAGTCCACTCGGTTGACAGCGAGCACCCTGCCGCATTGGAAATCACCGAGTTCAGGTCGACCACTAGTCCATCAAACCCTAACCTTGACTCCAAATTCAGCGAACGGAGAGGCATAGCGCACCTCTTCCGAAGTGCGTCTCACTCGTCGCTTCCAAACCCTAGCTCCCTATCCACTGTCCTCTTCATCGTTTCCGTACCCAACTACCTCTCCTTCGACGGTTTCATCCGCTTCTGCGGCTCCCGCATCGACCACGTCTCCCAGCTCCTCTTCATCAG GAATGATGGGATGGAGGATCGGTACAGTGTCTTGATAAGGCTTGTTGACCAGTCAACAGCTGATGGATTTTATAGGAATTTTAATGGGAAGAAGTTCTCACCAGGCGAG gcTGAGGTATGCCATATTCTGTTTATGATGTCTGTGGAGTACACGGAATTGGCGGAGATAGCTGGGACACCTCCTGCCGGGTGTACAGAGTTACCTACTTGCCCGGTGTGTCTTG AGAGATTGGACCCAGACACTAGTGGAATACTGAGTACAATTTGTGACCATTCATTTCAGTGTCCATGCATTTCAAAATGGACTTATATGTCTTGCCAG GTCTGCCGATTCTGTCAACAGCAAGATGAGAAACCAACTTGCTCTGTTTGTAGAACATCGGAGAATCTTTGGGTGTGTATGATATGTGGTTTTGTGGGATGTGGAAG ATATAAGGAACGCCATGCCATTAGGCATTGGGAGGATACACAGCATTGCTACTCTCTTGATATACGAACACAACAAATTTGGGATTATGCTGGTGATGGTTATGTTCACCGACTGAATCAGTCAAAAATTGATGGCAAGTTGGCAGAGATGAACTCTCATTGTATGTCATTTGAAGGAGATTGTGGTACTTGTGAATGTAGCGAGGATTCTGGAATAAGTGGGGCCCTCTTTAGCAGCAAAGTTGATGCT CATTATGAATCTCTACTTGTGGAGGCCAAAAGTAAAGTGGAAAGTTCTATTTCGGAAGCTGTGGAGAAGGCTGTGACTTCGAAAATGCATGACATCCAAAATAAATTGGAAAAGCgcattgaagaaaaaaatgctgTTGCAGAA GTGAATCGAAATCTCATCAAGAACCAAGAAATTTGGCGAAAGAAGGTCAAGGAAACTGAAGAGAG GGAAGCTGCAACACTCAGCTCGAGAGATGAGAAGATTCTTGATCTGGAAGAACAG ATAAGAGATCTTACTGTCTACCTTGAAGCCCAAAAAACACTTGGTAATATGTCAGATGCAGATGGCATCAGAGAAGGTACGCTATTACCATTACCTAATAAGCAGACATCCCCGACCAACCGTAAAAGGCAGACAAAGTCAGGTCGAAGACGAAATTAG
- the LOC132165760 gene encoding BRAP2 RING ZnF UBP domain-containing protein 1 isoform X1 produces the protein MFFLRVHSVDSEHPAALEITEFRSTTSPSNPNLDSKFSERRGIAHLFRSASHSSLPNPSSLSTVLFIVSVPNYLSFDGFIRFCGSRIDHVSQLLFIRNDGMEDRYSVLIRLVDQSTADGFYRNFNGKKFSPGEAEVCHILFMMSVEYTELAEIAGTPPAGCTELPTCPVCLERLDPDTSGILSTICDHSFQCPCISKWTYMSCQVCRFCQQQDEKPTCSVCRTSENLWVCMICGFVGCGRYKERHAIRHWEDTQHCYSLDIRTQQIWDYAGDGYVHRLNQSKIDGKLAEMNSHCMSFEGDCGTCECSEDSGISGALFSSKVDAIMDEYNGLLATQLENQRLHYESLLVEAKSKVESSISEAVEKAVTSKMHDIQNKLEKRIEEKNAVAEVNRNLIKNQEIWRKKVKETEEREAATLSSRDEKILDLEEQIRDLTVYLEAQKTLGNMSDADGIREGTLLPLPNKQTSPTNRKRQTKSGRRRN, from the exons ATGTTCTTCCTCCGAGTCCACTCGGTTGACAGCGAGCACCCTGCCGCATTGGAAATCACCGAGTTCAGGTCGACCACTAGTCCATCAAACCCTAACCTTGACTCCAAATTCAGCGAACGGAGAGGCATAGCGCACCTCTTCCGAAGTGCGTCTCACTCGTCGCTTCCAAACCCTAGCTCCCTATCCACTGTCCTCTTCATCGTTTCCGTACCCAACTACCTCTCCTTCGACGGTTTCATCCGCTTCTGCGGCTCCCGCATCGACCACGTCTCCCAGCTCCTCTTCATCAG GAATGATGGGATGGAGGATCGGTACAGTGTCTTGATAAGGCTTGTTGACCAGTCAACAGCTGATGGATTTTATAGGAATTTTAATGGGAAGAAGTTCTCACCAGGCGAG gcTGAGGTATGCCATATTCTGTTTATGATGTCTGTGGAGTACACGGAATTGGCGGAGATAGCTGGGACACCTCCTGCCGGGTGTACAGAGTTACCTACTTGCCCGGTGTGTCTTG AGAGATTGGACCCAGACACTAGTGGAATACTGAGTACAATTTGTGACCATTCATTTCAGTGTCCATGCATTTCAAAATGGACTTATATGTCTTGCCAG GTCTGCCGATTCTGTCAACAGCAAGATGAGAAACCAACTTGCTCTGTTTGTAGAACATCGGAGAATCTTTGGGTGTGTATGATATGTGGTTTTGTGGGATGTGGAAG ATATAAGGAACGCCATGCCATTAGGCATTGGGAGGATACACAGCATTGCTACTCTCTTGATATACGAACACAACAAATTTGGGATTATGCTGGTGATGGTTATGTTCACCGACTGAATCAGTCAAAAATTGATGGCAAGTTGGCAGAGATGAACTCTCATTGTATGTCATTTGAAGGAGATTGTGGTACTTGTGAATGTAGCGAGGATTCTGGAATAAGTGGGGCCCTCTTTAGCAGCAAAGTTGATGCT ATTATGGATGAGTACAACGGTCTTCTTGCAACTCAACTGGAGAATCAGAGACTA CATTATGAATCTCTACTTGTGGAGGCCAAAAGTAAAGTGGAAAGTTCTATTTCGGAAGCTGTGGAGAAGGCTGTGACTTCGAAAATGCATGACATCCAAAATAAATTGGAAAAGCgcattgaagaaaaaaatgctgTTGCAGAA GTGAATCGAAATCTCATCAAGAACCAAGAAATTTGGCGAAAGAAGGTCAAGGAAACTGAAGAGAG GGAAGCTGCAACACTCAGCTCGAGAGATGAGAAGATTCTTGATCTGGAAGAACAG ATAAGAGATCTTACTGTCTACCTTGAAGCCCAAAAAACACTTGGTAATATGTCAGATGCAGATGGCATCAGAGAAGGTACGCTATTACCATTACCTAATAAGCAGACATCCCCGACCAACCGTAAAAGGCAGACAAAGTCAGGTCGAAGACGAAATTAG
- the LOC132166001 gene encoding putative clathrin assembly protein At2g25430 yields MAPSTIRKAIGAVKDQTSISIAKVAGNIAPDLEVLVVKATTHDEDPADEKYIREIVTLTSYSRGYVGACVATITKRLSKTRDWIVAVKALMLVHRVLVDGHPSFEEEMVYATRRGMRVLNMSDFRDEAHSNSWDHSGFVRFYAAYLDEKVESVVVDKSLKGVDEREDRYKDEYDNGMMGRRTRSYGDVSESAGTEKKRETPMREMRPERVLGKLNQLLKILDRILACRPTGAAKTSRLVLVALYQVVRESFGVYVEICEALGVLLDRFMEMAYADCVKGFDAYVSAAKMIDELVAFYNWCKDMGIARSSEYPEVQRITEKLLGTLEGFLREMAERPKNAETSRVEKEKAPVKEEEEVEPDMNEIKALPPPENYNPPPPPEPEAKAKPQPQKVAEDLVNLKDDAISADEQGNKLALALFSGQPATNTDGSWEAFPSNGEPEVTSAWQTPAAEIGKADWELALAESASNLSKQKATLAGGFDSLLLNGMYDQGAVRQHVSTTQLSGGSSSSVALPAPGKTATPVLALPAPDGTVQAVGHQDPFAASLAVPPPSYVQIADMEKKQQFLVQEQQLWQQYGRDGMQGQVALAKIAGGPGYYGPTPQPMMPYGMPQPGGYYYAPY; encoded by the coding sequence ATGGCACCCAGTACGATCCGAAAGGCTATCGGGGCTGTGAAAGACCAGACAAGCATTAGCATAGCCAAAGTGGCTGGCAACATAGCACCAGACCTCGAAGTCTTGGTCGTAAAGGCGACAACCCACGACGAGGACCCCGCCGACGAGAAGTACATCAGGGAAATCGTAACCCTGACCTCGTATTCCAGAGGGTATGTCGGTGCGTGCGTGGCTACGATAACGAAGCGGCTGAGCAAGACCCGCGATTGGATTGTGGCCGTCAAGGCTCTGATGCTTGTGCACAGAGTCTTGGTGGATGGGCACCCTTCGTTTGAGGAGGAGATGGTCTATGCGACCCGGCGGGGCATGCGGGTCTTGAACATGTCAGATTTTAGAGACGAGGCGCACTCAAATTCGTGGGATCACTCCGGATTCGTGAGATTTTACGCGGCGTATTTGGATGAGAAGGTCGAGAGCGTGGTCGTTGACAAGAGCTTGAAAGGCGTGGATGAGAGGGAGGATAGGTACAAGGATGAATATGATAATGGAATGATGGGTAGGAGGACGAGGTCCTATGGGGATGTGAGTGAATCGGCGGGaacagagaagaagagagagacgCCGATGAGGGAAATGCGGCCGGAGAGGGTTTTGGGGAAGTTGAACCAGTTGTTGAAAATTCTTGACCGGATATTGGCTTGCAGGCCGACCGGTGCGGCTAAGACTAGTAGGCTGGTGCTGGTAGCTCTTTACCAGGTTGTAAGGGAGAGTTTTGGAGTTTATGTGGAGATATGTGAGGCATTAGGGGTGTTGTTGGATAGGTTTATGGAGATGGCATATGCTGATTGTGTTAAGGGCTTTGATGCTTATGTTAGTGCGGCGAAGATGATTGATGAGCTTGTGGCGTTCTATAATTGGTGTAAGGATATGGGGATTGCGCGGTCGTCGGAGTATCCTGAAGTCCAGAGGATTACTGAGAAGCTTTTGGGGACCCTCGAAGGGTTCTTGAGGGAAATGGCTGAGCGGCCGAAGAACGCGGAGACAAGTAGGGTGGAGAAGGAGAAGGCACCcgtgaaggaggaggaggaggtggagcCGGATATGAATGAGATAAAGGCTCTTCCTCCGCCAGAGAATTATAACCCTCCACCCCCACCTGAACCTGAGGCTAAGGCTAAACCACAGCCTCAGAAGGTGGCTGAGGACTTGGTGAATTTGAAGGATGATGCAATCTCAGCTGATGAGCAAGGCAACAAATTGGCTTTGGCTCTGTTCTCTGGACAACCGGCTACGAATACAGATGGTTCATGGGAAGCTTTCCCGTCGAATGGGGAGCCTGAGGTGACATCAGCATGGCAGACTCCTGCTGCAGAGATTGGTAAAGCAGATTGGGAGTTGGCATTGGCAGAATCAGCTAGTAATCTCTCGAAGCAGAAAGCTACATTGGCAGGCGGGTTTGATTCATTGCTGTTGAATGGAATGTATGACCAAGGGGCAGTGAGGCAGCATGTGAGCACCACTCAATTGAGTGGTGGAAGTTCAAGTAGTGTGGCACTGCCTGCGCCAGGCAAGACTGCTACACCTGTGCTGGCTCTTCCTGCTCCAGATGGTACAGTCCAGGCAGTAGGGCACCAGGATCCCTTCGCCGCATCGCTTGCAGTGCCACCACCTTCATATGTTCAAATAGCGGATATGGAGAAGAAGCAGCAGTTTCTTGTGCAGGAGCAGCAGCTCTGGCAGCAATATGGAAGGGATGGGATGCAAGGCCAAGTGGCTTTGGCCAAGATTGCTGGTGGTCCTGGCTACTATGGCCCGACCCCTCAACCAATGATGCCTTATGGGATGCCACAGCCAGGAGGGTACTACTACGCACCCTATTGA